TCCGTGTACGCGAGAATCTCTTGGTGGGGGGTTCCCTCACGCACCTCTCGAGCGGCCGCCAAGTCGGCGTCCTCAGCACGATCGGTAATCCGGATCGTCGCCTCACGTCCCCGTCGTTCGGATGGTGCGTAGAGTTCCTCGCGGTCTGCGCCGGCGATGCCGGTCGGCTCAGCACCGGTGTCGACGACGTAGAGTGCGTGCACGGCTGCGCCGTAGGTCTGGGCCAGTTCGATCGCGTGTCCGATCGTCGCCTCGGCGCCAGCGCTGCCGTCGGTCGGGACGAGCATCGCGCTGAACATAGCTACACGTTTACGCCGAGTGGGTATCAAACGTGCCCACACGTTCATCAGCCGTGATACGACATGGCAGTGCTGGCACGGGAACGATGCGACCTCACCGAACGACGGTGACCGGAACCGGGGCGCGGCGAGCGACGGTCTCGGCAACACTCCCGTAGAGTGGCCGTCGTTCGTCCAGCCGTCCGTGAGAGCCGAGGACGACGTGATCGACGTCTTCAGCGGTCGCGTACTCGACGACGAGCCGCTTCGGATCGCCGATGTCCGAGTCGGTCACGACCGATCGGTCATACTCGTCGGCGACCTCGGCGACCTCCGCAAAGAGACGATCGGTGGCGTCGTCAACGGCGCTGTCCCACGCGTCCGTCCCGATCATCGGTTCGTACGTCGAACCGGTGTTCTCGAGCATCCCGTAGTCGGGTCTGAACAAGTCGACAACGTGGTAGGCGACGATTTCCGAGTCCGGAAACCCCTGAAACGCGTGTCGAAGCGCGTCGAACGATAACGGCGAGCCGTCGACGGGGACGAGCACTGTCCGCGACATACCGACTGCTTTCCCACGGAGTGCTATAACGTTCTGGGGCTCGTACACGCTCGAGATGGCCTCGATCGAGCTTCCCGATCCCGAAATCGACGGATCGACGAGCGTCGAACGGGCGATCGCGACCAGAGAAAGCCGCCGGTCGTTTGCCCAGACGCCGGTCGACATCGGTGACGTGGCACAGCTCCTGTGGGCGGCACAGGGACGAACGCACGTACGAGACGGCGTCGAACTGCGCGTCGCGCCGGCGCTCGGCGCGACGTATCCGCTCACCCTCTTTCTCGAGGTCACGCCAGCCGGAATCGAGGACCTCGAAGCGGGCCTCTACCGGTACGAGCCGGAGCGACACACGCTTGAGCGCGAGCGTGAGACGGCCGTCCACGACGATCTCACGGCCGCGGCGCTCGATCAAGCGGTCATTGCGACGGCCCCGATGACGATCGTGATAGCGGCGGCGTACGACCGAACGCGACGGCAGTATCCGGCCCACGGCAACCGCTACGTCCACATGGAGGTCGGACACGCCGCGGAGAACGTCCACCTCGTCTGTGAGGCGCGCGCGCTGAACACCTGTCCCGTCGGCGCGTTCGACGACGATGACGTCACAACGGCGCTGTCGCTGCCGTCGCGACTCGAGCCACTGTATCTGTTGCCGGTCGGCCACCGACCAGCATCCGGGTAACGGCGGGGCTCGAACGATGGTGCTGGCCGTTCGTCGCCGGCGACGGGTGTGCGATCAGTGTCTGACCAGCAGACCCGCAAAGCCGGGAGCCCCCATCATTATTCGGTGTGGCGACCAAGGAGGAGGCAATGTCATCAATGATCCAGACGATCGATTCGGTGTTGGTACCGACCGACGGAAGCGATAGTGCTCTCGCGGGTGCAAAGCGTGGGATCGACCTGGCTGCTGCAGTTGACGCGGAGCTCCACGCGCTCTCAGTCGTCGACACGACAGACATCGAGAACGTTCCATCCATTCTCGACTCCGACGCGACGGCGGACGACCAGGCAGCGCTCGAAGACGCCGCCGAAGAAGCCGTCGAAGCCGTCGTCGCGACGGCACAGGAGCGGGCACCCGACCTCGAGGTCACCACAGCGGTCGAACGGGGCACCCCGTTTCGGCGTATCGACGACTACGTCGATACGGCCGAAATCGATGTCATCGCGATGGGCACGAAAGGCCGGACGGGACTCAAGCGGGTCGTACTCGGGAGCGTGACCGAAAACGTCCTTCGGACGGTCGATGTCCCGGTACTGGCCGTCCCGCCGGCGGCAGTTGACGGCTCACTCACTCCGGAGAACACCGAGAATGTGCTCCTGCCGACCGACGGCAGCGAAGGTGCCGCGGCCGCCGTCGACTGGGGTGTGCACCTCGCGGACGTGTTCGACGCAATGGTGCACGCGCTTTACTCGGCCGACACGAGTCGGCTCACGATGGGAACGGAGCCGAGTACGATCCTTTCCGAACTCGAGCAAACAGGCGAGACCGCACTCGAAGCAGTTCGTGAACGTGCCCGGGCGAGCGGTGTCAGCGTCACGGGCACCGTCGCAAACGGGCCGCCGGCGAGAGTGATTCTGGACTACGCCGACGACAAGGCAGTCGATCTCATCGTGATCGGAACGCACGGGCGCTCCGGACTCGAGCGACACCTGCTCGGCAGCGTCACGGAAAACGCCGTCCGGGGCGCTGACGTACCCGTGGTTTGTGTGCCGATGGCCGAATACGAGGCGGACATAGAGGAATAGGTGAAATCGTCACAATAGGTTCAATAGGTGGGATTGGTAGAATAGGTGGAGAGTTGAGATCCGTGGCGACCGACCGCTGCTCATATAATAGCGCTCCAATTGCAGGTCAATTCGTATCGTGGTTCCGGCGTATGACAACGTATTCATGGCTACCGTCGAGACAGTCCTCTCTTCCATTTTTAGTACAATACCTGAACTTCATTCCGGGCAACTCGGCCTTCTTGCCGGTCTCCTCGTCGGTGTTCTCTACTGGCACGAGTACCGCCAGTTGTCGCTCGGGTTCCTCACCAGCAGCTATCTGCTGGCGCTCGGTGTCGTACCAGCGTCGACGAGAGGGCTTCAGGTGGTGCAATCACAGCCGTGGTACTTCTGCTCGATGCTGGTCCTTACCTCACTCGCCGCGATCGGTGGGCATGCAGTCTGGCGTTGGGTATCGGGAGCGATTCAATCTCGGTCACCGACGATCGGACACCGAGTGTCCGACCGTGAAACGGGCGACAGCGCCAACCAGAACCGCATGTGACTGTCGTCCAAAGCGCCGCTGATCGTTGACATCGACTCGAAAGACAACCATCGGATC
The Natrinema sp. HArc-T2 genome window above contains:
- a CDS encoding universal stress protein; the protein is MSRTVLVPVDGSPLSFDALRHAFQGFPDSEIVAYHVVDLFRPDYGMLENTGSTYEPMIGTDAWDSAVDDATDRLFAEVAEVADEYDRSVVTDSDIGDPKRLVVEYATAEDVDHVVLGSHGRLDERRPLYGSVAETVARRAPVPVTVVR
- a CDS encoding SagB/ThcOx family dehydrogenase; amino-acid sequence: MASIELPDPEIDGSTSVERAIATRESRRSFAQTPVDIGDVAQLLWAAQGRTHVRDGVELRVAPALGATYPLTLFLEVTPAGIEDLEAGLYRYEPERHTLERERETAVHDDLTAAALDQAVIATAPMTIVIAAAYDRTRRQYPAHGNRYVHMEVGHAAENVHLVCEARALNTCPVGAFDDDDVTTALSLPSRLEPLYLLPVGHRPASG
- a CDS encoding universal stress protein is translated as MSSMIQTIDSVLVPTDGSDSALAGAKRGIDLAAAVDAELHALSVVDTTDIENVPSILDSDATADDQAALEDAAEEAVEAVVATAQERAPDLEVTTAVERGTPFRRIDDYVDTAEIDVIAMGTKGRTGLKRVVLGSVTENVLRTVDVPVLAVPPAAVDGSLTPENTENVLLPTDGSEGAAAAVDWGVHLADVFDAMVHALYSADTSRLTMGTEPSTILSELEQTGETALEAVRERARASGVSVTGTVANGPPARVILDYADDKAVDLIVIGTHGRSGLERHLLGSVTENAVRGADVPVVCVPMAEYEADIEE